From a region of the Chitinophaga caseinilytica genome:
- a CDS encoding PepSY-associated TM helix domain-containing protein — translation MKLSQQIFKWHRVTGLIAGGFLLLLSFTGSLLVFSDEIDHALNKRYFQVGPQGERQSLNTLYEAGSKALPGNPYLTFQRMPQAPEEALVMRAEYSAENKVYVYVNPYTAEILHTRGNKDFFTGFLLYLHFTLMSGRNGSIIILFMAAVMLVAIATGLYVYRKHLWKVLTFRDKIEWKFRRRRWRNLHRIVGVWSLVFNLLIVITGILIQWKVVGARVGKKAPSVAVSTSIDFESLTAKAHSAIPNYTIMAIRPPRTESGPVLFLGNAGEPLVFGEYGTTVSLSSDSGKVLKKTIFSDAPLSVKWDAAVKPLHFGNYGGIPLKILYSILGLTPGALALSGILIWYRRKWMTGRGRKSKRLQSAT, via the coding sequence ATGAAATTATCGCAACAGATATTCAAGTGGCACCGGGTCACAGGTTTAATAGCAGGGGGCTTCCTCCTGCTATTGAGTTTTACGGGCAGTTTGCTCGTGTTCAGCGACGAGATCGATCATGCGCTGAACAAGCGGTATTTTCAGGTGGGGCCGCAGGGCGAGCGGCAATCGCTCAACACGTTGTATGAGGCCGGTTCCAAAGCCCTTCCCGGCAACCCTTACCTTACTTTCCAGCGCATGCCGCAGGCGCCGGAAGAAGCCCTCGTGATGCGTGCGGAATACAGCGCGGAGAACAAGGTGTACGTGTACGTGAACCCCTACACCGCCGAAATCCTGCATACGCGCGGCAATAAAGACTTTTTCACGGGTTTTCTCCTCTACCTACACTTCACGCTGATGAGCGGGCGCAACGGGTCGATCATTATCCTTTTCATGGCGGCGGTGATGCTGGTGGCCATTGCCACGGGGCTGTACGTGTACCGGAAGCATTTATGGAAAGTGCTTACTTTCCGCGATAAGATCGAATGGAAATTCCGCCGCCGGCGATGGAGGAACCTGCATCGCATCGTGGGCGTATGGTCGCTGGTGTTCAACCTGCTGATCGTCATCACCGGTATCCTTATCCAATGGAAGGTGGTGGGTGCGAGAGTCGGCAAGAAAGCCCCGTCTGTAGCGGTTTCCACCTCCATCGACTTCGAATCGCTGACCGCGAAAGCCCATTCCGCCATCCCCAATTATACCATCATGGCCATCCGGCCGCCACGAACGGAAAGCGGGCCCGTCCTTTTTCTCGGGAACGCGGGCGAGCCGCTGGTTTTCGGAGAATACGGCACCACCGTTTCTCTTTCTTCGGACAGCGGGAAAGTGTTGAAGAAAACCATTTTCAGCGACGCACCCTTATCCGTAAAATGGGACGCCGCCGTGAAGCCGCTTCATTTCGGCAACTACGGCGGCATTCCGCTGAAAATTCTCTATAGCATACTGGGATTAACGCCTGGGGCGCTTGCGTTGTCCGGCATCCTTATCTGGTACCGCCGGAAATGGATGACAGGCCGGGGCCGAAAGTCCAAACGTTTACAATCCGCCACTTAG
- the purL gene encoding phosphoribosylformylglycinamidine synthase subunit PurL encodes MQTTTVETAEQLGLTADEFERIKSILGRTPNFTELSMYSVMWSEHCSYKNSIVWLKSLPREGGRLLVKAGEENAGLVDIGDGWACVFKIESHNHPSALEPFQGAATGVGGIHRDIFTMGARPIAALNSLRFGNINDKKNQHLLKGVVHGIGHYGNCFGVPTVGGEVYFEDCYGTNPLVNAMSVGVLKVGTMVSATSHGAGNPVFIVGSATGKDGIGGASFASADITEESAKDLPAVQVGDPFQEKKLLEACLELVPTGALVGMQDMGAAGITCSTAEMSAKGEHGMIIHLDKVPTRQANMKGWEMLLSESQERMLIVVHKGREKEVLDIFEKWDLHCVQIGEVTKEPILRFYMNGELEAEVPAESLVLGGGAPQYHRAYVEPKYFEKVKQFDIQNVPDIADAKKVAEKIAQLPNIASKRWVYTQYDSMVGTANASTNAPSDASIVAVKGSKKALAVTTDCNSRYVHADPHTGGQIAVAEAARNIVCSGGEPVAITNCLNFGNPYDPEVYYQFVHAIQGMGEACRKFNTPVTGGNVSFYNQSPDGPVYPTPTIGMLGVLDTMDQRITLDFKNNGDLIYLVGRSYNDISSSEYLHKLVGVEFSPAPHFNMEEEHRLQQTITKLNGAGLIQSAHDVSEGGLFITLLESAMAGKSGFDVHTNKKFRKDAFLFGEAQSRVVVTINPADKEKFESLLHGLVDASATSVRFELLGTVKGDSMIIDGENWGNTADWKMKYDTALESHL; translated from the coding sequence ATGCAAACGACCACAGTTGAAACCGCCGAACAGTTAGGACTGACAGCAGACGAATTTGAACGCATAAAATCCATCCTGGGCCGTACCCCCAACTTCACCGAACTGAGCATGTACTCGGTGATGTGGAGCGAGCACTGCAGCTATAAGAACTCCATCGTGTGGCTGAAAAGTCTGCCCCGGGAAGGCGGTAGGCTGCTCGTGAAAGCTGGTGAGGAAAACGCCGGCCTGGTAGATATCGGCGACGGCTGGGCCTGCGTATTCAAAATTGAATCGCACAACCACCCCTCGGCCCTCGAGCCCTTCCAGGGCGCAGCCACCGGGGTAGGAGGTATCCACCGCGATATTTTCACCATGGGCGCCCGCCCCATCGCGGCCCTCAACTCCCTGCGCTTCGGCAATATCAACGATAAAAAGAACCAGCACCTCCTCAAAGGCGTGGTACACGGCATCGGCCATTACGGCAACTGCTTCGGCGTACCTACCGTGGGCGGTGAAGTATATTTTGAAGACTGCTACGGCACCAACCCCCTCGTGAACGCCATGAGCGTGGGCGTACTGAAAGTAGGTACCATGGTTTCCGCCACCTCCCACGGCGCCGGCAACCCCGTATTCATCGTAGGCTCCGCCACCGGTAAAGACGGCATCGGCGGCGCTTCCTTCGCTTCCGCAGACATCACCGAAGAATCCGCCAAAGATCTCCCCGCCGTTCAGGTAGGAGACCCCTTCCAGGAAAAGAAACTCCTCGAAGCCTGCCTCGAGCTCGTGCCCACCGGCGCACTCGTTGGTATGCAAGACATGGGCGCAGCAGGCATCACCTGCTCCACCGCCGAAATGTCTGCCAAAGGCGAACACGGCATGATCATTCACCTCGACAAGGTGCCCACCCGCCAGGCTAACATGAAAGGCTGGGAAATGCTCCTGTCCGAAAGCCAGGAACGCATGCTCATCGTGGTACACAAAGGCCGCGAGAAAGAAGTCCTCGATATCTTCGAGAAATGGGACCTCCACTGCGTACAGATCGGCGAAGTGACCAAGGAGCCCATCCTCCGTTTCTACATGAACGGCGAACTCGAAGCCGAAGTGCCCGCAGAAAGCCTCGTGCTCGGCGGCGGCGCCCCCCAGTACCACCGCGCTTACGTGGAGCCCAAATACTTCGAGAAAGTTAAACAGTTCGATATCCAGAACGTTCCCGACATCGCCGATGCGAAGAAAGTAGCCGAGAAGATCGCGCAGCTTCCCAACATCGCGTCCAAGCGTTGGGTATATACGCAGTACGACAGCATGGTAGGTACCGCCAACGCCAGCACCAACGCCCCTTCAGACGCGTCTATCGTTGCCGTGAAAGGTTCGAAGAAAGCGCTCGCCGTTACCACCGACTGTAACTCCCGCTACGTACACGCCGATCCCCACACCGGCGGCCAGATCGCAGTGGCGGAAGCTGCCCGCAACATCGTTTGCTCCGGCGGTGAGCCCGTTGCCATCACCAACTGCCTCAACTTCGGTAATCCTTACGATCCGGAAGTATACTACCAGTTCGTACACGCCATCCAGGGTATGGGCGAAGCCTGCCGCAAGTTCAACACCCCCGTTACCGGCGGTAACGTGAGCTTCTACAACCAAAGCCCCGACGGCCCCGTGTACCCCACGCCCACCATCGGTATGCTCGGCGTGCTCGACACCATGGACCAGCGCATTACCCTCGATTTCAAAAACAACGGCGACCTCATCTACCTCGTAGGCCGCAGCTACAACGATATCAGCAGCTCCGAATACCTCCACAAGCTCGTAGGCGTGGAATTCAGCCCTGCCCCGCACTTTAACATGGAAGAAGAACACCGCCTCCAGCAAACCATCACCAAGCTCAACGGCGCCGGCCTGATCCAGTCCGCGCACGACGTGAGCGAAGGCGGCCTCTTCATCACCCTCCTGGAAAGCGCCATGGCAGGTAAATCCGGCTTCGACGTTCACACCAATAAAAAATTCCGCAAAGATGCCTTCCTCTTCGGCGAAGCGCAATCCCGCGTGGTTGTGACCATAAACCCGGCAGACAAGGAGAAATTCGAATCGCTGCTCCACGGCCTGGTAGACGCCTCCGCCACTTCCGTTCGCTTCGAACTGCTCGGTACCGTCAAAGGTGACAGCATGATCATCGACGGCGAAAACTGGGGCAACACCGCCGACTGGAAAATGAAATACGACACCGCGCTCGAAAGCCACCTGTAA
- a CDS encoding glutamine synthetase III, with protein MQSLRFQALENLTGVDFKVKPELNGKITDVFGSNVFTGKAMREHLSDEAYKSLMNSIKGGNKIERKMAEQIASGLKSWAMKKGVTHYTHWFQPLTGTTAEKHDSFFTIKGDGSSIETFDGDALVQQEPDASSFPNGGIRATFEARGYTAWDPSSPAFIIEQGTGKTLCIPTIFVAYTGESLDYKAPLLKALSTLDKAAVDVCNYFDKNVTKVTATLGWEQEYFMIDEGLANARPDLLLTGRTVVGHAPAKGQQLEDHYFGAIPERVYAYMRDFEEESYKLGIPLRTRHNEVAPAQFECAPIFEEVNIAVDHNSLLMDVMSKVAKRHKLKVLFHEKPFAGINGSGKHNNWSLATDTGVNLLAPGKTPKTNLMFLTFFVNTIKAVHDYADLLRASIATPSNDFRLGANEAPPAIISVFTGKYLFEVLQEVKSRVNNKFDEQDEAILKLDLHRHIPELMLDNTDRNRTSPFAFTGNKFEFRAVGSTANCASAMTVLNTIMAKTLTEFKKEVDALIEKGEKKEIAIMQTLRKYIVDSEKILFEGDGYSEDWAKEAEKRGLANVKTTPKALDAFVTPKATKLFTEMGVYNEKELHARHEILLEDYVKKVQIEARVIGDLATNHILPAAVNYQNTLLNNIKGLKDAGFGDDASKAQRQIATKISEHINVISENVQAMIEARKVANKLEDSRQKAIDYCEKIKEPFFDTIRYHSDKLEFLVDDKIWGLPKYRELLFLR; from the coding sequence ATGCAATCGTTACGCTTTCAAGCGCTGGAAAATCTGACCGGCGTTGACTTCAAAGTAAAGCCTGAGCTGAATGGCAAAATTACCGACGTGTTCGGCAGCAACGTGTTCACGGGTAAAGCCATGCGCGAACACCTCAGCGACGAGGCTTATAAAAGCCTGATGAATTCCATCAAGGGCGGCAATAAGATCGAACGCAAAATGGCAGAACAGATCGCTTCCGGCCTGAAATCCTGGGCTATGAAGAAAGGCGTAACCCACTATACGCACTGGTTCCAGCCGCTGACCGGCACTACTGCCGAAAAACACGACTCCTTCTTTACTATTAAAGGCGACGGTTCTTCCATCGAAACTTTCGACGGAGACGCCCTCGTTCAACAGGAGCCCGACGCTTCCAGCTTCCCCAACGGCGGCATCCGCGCCACCTTCGAAGCACGTGGCTACACTGCCTGGGACCCCTCTTCCCCCGCCTTCATCATCGAGCAAGGCACCGGCAAGACCCTCTGCATCCCCACCATCTTCGTAGCGTACACCGGCGAATCGCTGGATTACAAAGCGCCCCTGCTGAAAGCCCTCTCTACCCTCGATAAAGCTGCGGTAGACGTGTGCAACTACTTCGATAAAAACGTTACCAAAGTTACCGCCACCCTCGGCTGGGAACAGGAATATTTCATGATCGACGAAGGTCTGGCCAACGCCCGTCCCGACCTGCTGCTCACCGGCCGCACCGTAGTAGGCCACGCGCCCGCTAAAGGCCAGCAGCTGGAAGATCACTACTTCGGCGCCATCCCCGAGCGTGTATACGCTTACATGCGCGATTTCGAAGAAGAATCCTACAAACTGGGCATCCCCCTGCGTACCCGTCACAACGAAGTGGCGCCCGCACAGTTCGAGTGCGCTCCCATCTTCGAAGAAGTGAACATCGCAGTAGACCATAACTCCCTGCTGATGGACGTGATGAGCAAAGTGGCCAAACGCCATAAACTGAAAGTGCTCTTCCACGAAAAACCCTTCGCAGGCATCAACGGCTCCGGTAAGCACAATAACTGGTCGCTCGCTACAGACACCGGCGTGAACCTGCTGGCTCCCGGCAAAACGCCGAAAACCAACCTGATGTTCCTCACGTTCTTCGTGAACACCATCAAAGCGGTTCATGACTACGCCGATCTGCTCCGCGCTTCCATCGCCACTCCGAGCAACGACTTCCGCCTGGGCGCCAACGAAGCTCCCCCGGCCATCATCTCCGTTTTCACCGGTAAATACCTCTTCGAAGTACTGCAGGAAGTTAAATCCCGCGTGAACAACAAGTTCGACGAGCAGGACGAAGCCATCCTCAAACTGGACCTTCACCGTCACATCCCTGAGCTAATGCTCGACAACACCGACCGTAACCGTACCTCTCCGTTCGCGTTCACCGGTAACAAATTCGAGTTCCGCGCCGTAGGTTCCACCGCCAACTGCGCTTCCGCTATGACCGTTCTCAACACCATCATGGCGAAAACACTGACCGAATTCAAGAAGGAAGTTGACGCGCTGATCGAAAAAGGCGAAAAGAAAGAGATCGCCATCATGCAAACCCTCCGCAAATACATCGTTGATTCCGAGAAGATCCTCTTCGAAGGCGACGGTTACAGCGAAGACTGGGCAAAAGAAGCGGAAAAACGTGGCCTCGCCAACGTAAAAACCACGCCGAAAGCCCTCGATGCATTCGTAACTCCGAAAGCGACCAAACTCTTCACCGAAATGGGCGTTTACAACGAGAAAGAACTCCACGCTCGTCATGAAATCCTCCTGGAAGATTACGTGAAGAAAGTGCAGATCGAAGCCCGCGTGATCGGTGACCTCGCCACCAACCACATCCTCCCCGCAGCCGTGAATTATCAGAACACGCTGCTGAACAACATCAAAGGACTGAAAGACGCAGGTTTCGGCGACGACGCTTCCAAAGCGCAACGCCAGATCGCGACCAAGATATCTGAACACATCAATGTCATCAGCGAAAACGTGCAGGCCATGATCGAAGCACGCAAAGTAGCCAACAAGCTCGAAGACAGCCGTCAGAAAGCCATCGACTACTGCGAAAAGATCAAGGAACCGTTCTTCGACACCATCCGTTACCACTCCGACAAACTGGAGTTCCTGGTGGATGACAAGATTTGGGGTCTTCCCAAATACAGAGAGCTGCTTTTCTTGCGATAA
- a CDS encoding TlpA disulfide reductase family protein — protein sequence MIRTLHLLLLVCLPLSLFSQQSDKSMKIQSRKEPPPFGPLRFREDSVTIIGEYKNFTSGQPFTVIYTNWITREQVTYSTPISASGKFRLTFPLPAESSILLDWGRAYLGTVGIPGETIYLFADAKSFSEKAPEDSAGIVARADKPAVRYEGQNARMHNEIHRYFQVSKLLRLPNYGDFDWGKQFKSMAEYADTMAGLYRVKMRYFEAYAQKHKLETRTRQFIEARIRYDIGSRLTQQYFMMPGKDKYKTDNSFFETIDTIASQRFGTGYLSDDYLVVIDNIRSHTESKAWALNLKADSLYEERYRHPIEKILTDAWKVSGKFSQGQVYSDSMLADVRRKVTDTFLLNRLYRQNDSLKALNANDALVAGTRFVTEFPDLKTAEEIFRHITEPYKGKVIYLDIWGTWCAPCRKMMGFMPDIKKKYEDKDVVFLYLANHSPEAAWKNAIRQYHITGTSVVHYRMPDMMQQAFERQYLSGGYPSYLLIDKTGKLVTKQAPWPWAPDALYEAIDKLL from the coding sequence ATGATAAGAACCCTGCACCTGTTGCTACTCGTTTGCCTGCCCCTATCCCTTTTCTCCCAGCAGTCAGACAAATCGATGAAAATCCAATCCCGAAAAGAGCCGCCGCCCTTCGGGCCGCTCCGCTTCCGCGAGGATTCTGTCACCATTATCGGCGAATACAAAAACTTTACATCCGGCCAGCCGTTCACCGTTATCTATACGAACTGGATCACCAGGGAACAGGTTACCTATTCCACGCCGATCAGCGCTTCCGGGAAATTCAGGCTCACGTTCCCCCTTCCGGCGGAAAGCTCCATCCTCCTCGATTGGGGACGTGCTTACCTGGGCACTGTAGGCATACCCGGCGAAACGATATACCTCTTCGCCGATGCGAAATCCTTTTCCGAAAAAGCCCCGGAAGATTCAGCAGGCATCGTGGCGCGGGCAGATAAGCCCGCCGTGCGTTACGAAGGACAAAACGCCCGGATGCACAACGAGATCCACCGCTATTTCCAGGTTTCGAAGCTGCTGCGGCTGCCGAATTACGGGGATTTTGATTGGGGGAAACAATTCAAAAGCATGGCGGAATATGCTGATACCATGGCCGGACTGTACCGCGTCAAAATGCGTTATTTCGAAGCGTATGCCCAAAAGCACAAGCTCGAAACCCGCACCCGGCAATTCATTGAAGCCCGCATCCGGTACGACATCGGGTCGCGGCTGACGCAGCAGTATTTCATGATGCCCGGCAAAGACAAATACAAAACCGATAATTCGTTTTTTGAAACCATCGATACCATCGCCAGCCAGCGCTTCGGCACCGGCTACCTGTCTGACGATTACCTGGTCGTGATCGACAACATCCGCAGCCATACCGAATCCAAAGCCTGGGCGCTGAACCTGAAAGCCGATTCGCTGTACGAAGAACGGTACCGGCATCCGATAGAAAAAATCCTGACGGATGCCTGGAAAGTGTCCGGAAAATTCAGCCAGGGCCAGGTTTACAGCGACAGCATGCTGGCGGATGTGCGTAGGAAAGTAACCGATACTTTCCTGCTGAACCGGCTGTACCGTCAAAACGATTCGCTCAAAGCCCTCAATGCCAACGATGCGCTGGTGGCCGGTACGCGCTTCGTCACCGAATTCCCCGACCTGAAAACGGCGGAAGAGATTTTCAGGCATATCACCGAGCCGTACAAAGGCAAAGTGATCTACCTCGATATCTGGGGCACCTGGTGCGCTCCCTGCCGCAAAATGATGGGCTTCATGCCCGATATCAAAAAGAAGTACGAGGATAAAGACGTCGTTTTCCTGTACCTCGCCAATCATTCCCCGGAAGCCGCGTGGAAAAACGCGATCAGGCAGTACCATATCACCGGTACCAGCGTCGTCCACTACCGCATGCCGGATATGATGCAGCAAGCTTTTGAAAGACAATACCTTTCGGGCGGATATCCCAGCTATTTACTCATCGACAAAACAGGAAAACTGGTCACCAAACAGGCGCCCTGGCCCTGGGCCCCGGATGCGCTGTACGAAGCCATCGATAAACTTTTATAA
- a CDS encoding TlpA disulfide reductase family protein yields MNKFLFAIWLIGCGFQGYAQPAGTDTAAFGPLRFREDSITIIGTYKNFRFSPGSYFKVSYQDWVTAREVTFSAPIDEAGKFRIRFPLPVETQLFIDYDRLYEVNLGIPGETVYLQADMNNYQVPDSIGGSYRKSVAWLGKWSAAQYKGTHAKMHNEILAWHRHQARLVLPDYPDGTWEPQFPSTQAYLDTMAGIFRGNMKDFSSYAKSRKLESRTRQYIEANIRYDAAYALTQSYYSIARSDKQAVFPAYFTTTDTIASLRHGAPYLTRNYIVVLRDIRGHSQSHARKLKLDPDSAYRAWVRHPIEYDLTTTWLASQAFKAGKTLDETALSTLRSQVKEPFLLQKVTERNEAQKAIEANEKLLAGTRLITEFPHLKSAEEIFQHITSPYRGKVIYLDVWGTWCGPCIEMFQYMPAIKKQYAEKDVVFIYLANHTPETAWKNAIKLHGITGANVVHYRMPETMQAMFEKGYQLRTFPSFLLIDRDGKLVTGRAPWPRHTENLHAAINKLL; encoded by the coding sequence ATGAATAAATTCCTTTTTGCGATTTGGCTGATCGGATGCGGGTTTCAGGGTTATGCGCAGCCTGCCGGAACGGATACCGCGGCTTTTGGGCCTTTACGGTTCCGGGAAGATTCCATCACCATTATCGGCACGTATAAAAACTTCCGGTTTTCGCCGGGGTCGTATTTCAAAGTTTCTTACCAGGATTGGGTCACCGCCCGTGAGGTGACCTTTTCCGCCCCTATCGACGAGGCTGGCAAATTCCGGATCCGGTTCCCTCTGCCGGTGGAAACACAGTTATTTATCGATTATGACCGGTTGTATGAAGTCAATCTGGGCATTCCGGGTGAAACGGTTTACCTCCAGGCCGATATGAACAACTACCAGGTGCCCGACAGCATCGGCGGCTCTTACCGGAAAAGTGTGGCCTGGCTCGGAAAATGGTCTGCCGCGCAATATAAAGGCACACATGCGAAAATGCACAACGAGATCCTCGCCTGGCACAGGCACCAGGCCAGGCTTGTATTGCCCGACTATCCCGATGGAACCTGGGAACCGCAATTCCCTTCCACACAGGCTTACCTGGATACCATGGCCGGGATTTTCCGGGGAAATATGAAGGATTTCAGCAGCTACGCAAAGTCGCGCAAGCTGGAAAGCCGCACCCGGCAATACATTGAAGCTAACATCCGGTATGATGCCGCGTATGCGCTCACGCAAAGTTATTATTCGATCGCACGGTCAGATAAACAGGCGGTTTTTCCCGCATATTTCACGACCACCGACACGATCGCCTCCCTCCGCCACGGAGCCCCTTACCTGACCCGCAACTACATCGTAGTGCTGCGCGACATCCGCGGCCACAGCCAATCGCACGCCAGAAAACTGAAGCTGGACCCCGATTCTGCTTACCGCGCGTGGGTCCGCCATCCCATCGAATACGATTTAACCACCACATGGCTCGCCTCGCAGGCTTTCAAGGCAGGAAAAACGCTGGACGAAACCGCACTTTCAACACTGCGATCGCAGGTAAAAGAGCCGTTCCTTTTGCAGAAGGTCACGGAGCGGAACGAGGCGCAGAAGGCTATCGAGGCCAATGAAAAGCTGCTTGCCGGCACCCGGCTTATCACCGAATTCCCCCACCTCAAATCGGCAGAAGAGATTTTCCAGCACATCACTTCGCCATATCGCGGCAAAGTGATCTATCTCGATGTATGGGGCACCTGGTGCGGCCCTTGCATCGAAATGTTCCAGTACATGCCCGCCATTAAAAAGCAATATGCCGAAAAGGACGTCGTATTCATATACCTCGCCAACCATACGCCCGAAACAGCCTGGAAGAATGCCATCAAACTGCACGGGATCACGGGCGCCAACGTGGTGCATTACCGGATGCCGGAAACCATGCAGGCGATGTTCGAGAAAGGATACCAATTACGGACTTTCCCGAGTTTTCTGCTCATCGACCGGGATGGCAAACTGGTGACCGGCCGCGCACCCTGGCCCCGGCATACGGAGAACCTCCACGCGGCCATTAACAAACTTTTATGA
- a CDS encoding glyoxalase superfamily protein codes for MDWEHRFDADAPVYMQVTRGDVTLHLSEHHGDACPGAKVFIETQGVRELHAELTEKRYKYNHPGLEEAFYGAWEVTLHDPFGNRLVYVERFQ; via the coding sequence ATAGACTGGGAGCACCGGTTCGACGCGGATGCGCCGGTTTATATGCAGGTTACGCGGGGCGATGTTACCCTGCATCTTTCGGAACATCATGGCGATGCGTGTCCCGGCGCGAAGGTGTTCATCGAAACGCAGGGCGTGCGGGAGCTTCATGCCGAACTGACGGAGAAGCGGTATAAATACAACCATCCCGGGCTGGAGGAGGCGTTCTACGGTGCCTGGGAAGTTACCCTGCACGACCCTTTCGGCAACCGGCTCGTGTATGTGGAGCGGTTCCAGTGA
- a CDS encoding TlpA disulfide reductase family protein, which yields MIRFAFTLTALLLGFATYAQHEKPAKISSASLQEGFGPLRLGNDSITIIGKYLNYQPKKGDEFSVSVYDFLSTRQMEFKAAIDANGQFSIKVPAQAPCDIFLDWGVTWQRTIGVPGETIYYTADPSEYNDLNWEDPSFFNRKFSTRFQGTNSRLHMEILAFNNAYDGWFDNSYHSWSDENLPDLAYRDKVVHKKLLPEWAFLQSWIKQHRPEKRTIQYLEARVLCQTNYMLMQYLYKLDKLKQRQFSPGYLATVDSIRNVLPQLGYLSRDYQVVIRDMATYGSLVTGWNRPQAADSVYNTLKPLDIERELRLAREITAQYSSTSSPLPEADFQRGLAALKDPFVREAIQKRQQYFKDLDARMDAEMQLTGLFSDTTGLGQLTTTEAVYRHITAPYKGKVIYLDVWGTWCAPCRDEMQFAGELKKRLEGKDVAFIYLANNSAEKSWRNFIKDRKLYGKSTFHYNLPRAQQQLFEKQYLKGGYPTFILIDKSGKFVTNTAPRPSNTDEAVKAIEALL from the coding sequence ATGATCCGATTTGCTTTCACGTTAACCGCGCTGCTGCTGGGGTTTGCTACCTACGCCCAGCACGAAAAACCCGCGAAAATTTCTTCCGCTTCGCTGCAGGAAGGGTTTGGCCCGCTTCGGCTTGGTAACGATTCCATTACCATTATCGGTAAATACTTGAATTACCAACCGAAAAAGGGGGATGAATTCAGCGTTTCGGTATACGATTTCCTCAGCACCCGGCAAATGGAATTTAAGGCGGCGATCGATGCGAACGGACAGTTCTCAATAAAAGTACCGGCGCAGGCGCCTTGCGATATTTTTCTCGACTGGGGCGTAACCTGGCAACGTACCATCGGCGTCCCCGGCGAAACCATTTACTATACGGCAGACCCTTCCGAATATAATGATTTGAATTGGGAGGATCCTTCCTTTTTCAACCGGAAGTTCTCCACCCGCTTCCAGGGCACCAACAGCCGCCTGCACATGGAAATCCTGGCATTCAACAACGCCTATGACGGCTGGTTCGACAACAGTTATCATTCCTGGAGCGACGAAAATCTGCCCGACCTCGCTTACCGGGATAAAGTCGTCCATAAAAAGCTGCTGCCCGAGTGGGCGTTTCTCCAGTCCTGGATCAAACAGCACCGACCGGAAAAGCGGACCATTCAGTACCTGGAGGCCCGGGTGTTATGCCAAACCAACTACATGCTGATGCAATACCTCTACAAACTGGATAAGCTGAAGCAAAGGCAGTTCAGCCCGGGCTACCTGGCTACGGTGGATTCCATCCGGAATGTGCTCCCGCAGCTTGGTTATCTTTCCCGTGATTACCAGGTCGTTATCCGCGATATGGCCACCTATGGCAGTTTGGTGACCGGATGGAACCGCCCCCAGGCGGCAGATTCCGTTTACAACACTTTGAAACCATTGGATATTGAGCGGGAACTGCGTCTTGCCCGGGAAATTACCGCACAATACAGCAGCACCAGCAGTCCTTTGCCTGAAGCGGATTTCCAGCGGGGCTTAGCGGCATTGAAAGATCCCTTTGTGCGGGAAGCCATTCAAAAGCGCCAGCAATACTTCAAAGACCTGGACGCCAGGATGGATGCGGAGATGCAGCTCACCGGCCTGTTCAGCGATACCACGGGCCTCGGTCAGCTCACGACCACCGAAGCCGTCTATCGCCACATTACAGCGCCTTACAAGGGAAAAGTCATTTACCTCGATGTGTGGGGCACCTGGTGTGCGCCTTGCCGCGACGAAATGCAATTCGCGGGCGAACTGAAGAAACGGCTGGAAGGAAAAGATGTGGCGTTCATCTACCTCGCCAACAATTCCGCGGAAAAGTCCTGGAGAAATTTCATCAAAGACCGGAAGTTGTACGGCAAATCCACATTCCATTACAATCTGCCCAGGGCGCAGCAGCAATTGTTCGAAAAACAGTACCTCAAAGGCGGATATCCCACTTTCATCCTCATCGACAAAAGCGGGAAATTCGTGACCAACACTGCACCGAGGCCCAGCAATACGGACGAAGCCGTGAAAGCGATCGAAGCCTTGTTGTGA